The genomic stretch CTCACCCAGGTGAAACTGCCACAGTTGGCGCTGACCGCCGGCCAGGGCAAGGCAGCCGGGAGTGTCGCCTTACGTTTTGCCGACACCCTGGCCTGGGAGGTCGACCTGCAGCTGTCCGCGCTCGACCCGGCCTATTGGCTGGCCGAACTGCCCGGTACCTTGGCGGGGCCACTGCGCAGCAAAGGCGAACTGAAAGGCGATGCGCTTACCCTCGACGCCCAGCTTGACCTCAAAGGCCGCCTGCGTGGCCAGCCAGCCATGCTCAAGGCCGAGGCCCAAGGGGCAGGGCAGAGCTGGACCCTGGGCGCACTGGCTATCCAGCTGGGTGACAACCGCATCAACGGCAGTGGCAGCCTGCAACAGCGCCTGGCGGGGCGAATCGACCTCGACCTGCCGCGCCTGGGCCAGCTGTGGCCAAGGTTGCAAGGCCGGGTCAAGGGTCGGCTGGATGTCGCCGGCACCTTGCAGGCCCCGCAAGGTACGCTGAGCCTGCAGGGCCAGCGCTTGGCCCAGGCCGAAAACCGTCTGCAGCAGCTGGACCTGGATGCGCGCCTGGACAGCGCCCAGCGCGGTGTAGTCGAGCTCAAGGCAACCGGTATCCACCTGGGTGACACAGCCTTGGGCACGTTGCAGGCCAACGGCAAAGGCGACATTCGCCAGCAGGCCTTGACCCTGGCGCTGGACGGCCCGCAGCTCAAGCTCGACCTTGGCCTGGATGGCCAGTTGAACAAAGGTGACTGGCGCGGGCGCCTGGCCACGGGCCGAATCCAGGCCGGTGGCCAGGACTGGCAGTTGCAGGCGCCTGCACGCCTGCAGCGGCTGGCCAGCGGCCAGCTCGACTTCGGGGCCCACTGCTGGCGCTCCGGCCAGGCAAGCCTGTGTGGCGATGATCAGCGGCTCGCCCCCGAACCGCGCCTGCGCTACCACCTCAAGCAGTTCCCGCTGGGCAGCCTGGCCCAGTGGCTGCCGAAGGACTTTGCCTGGCAAGGCCTGCTCAATGCCGATATCAACCTGGACATCCCGGCCAGCGGCCCCAAGGGCACTGTCGTTGTCGATGCCAGTGGCGGCACCCTGCGCGTGCGCGACAAAGGCCGCTGGATCGATTTCCCTTATCAGGCCCTGCGCCTGGACAGCACGCTGGCACCGCGGCGCATCGATACGCGCCTGGCGTTTCGCGGTGAGCGCCTGGGTGAGCTGAACGTCAACGCCCGGCTCGATCCGCTGGGCAAGAACAAACCGTTGTCGGGTGATTTCCGCCTGGCCGGGCTGGACTTGTCGGTGGCCCGTCCGTTCGTGCCCATGGTCGAACGCCTGGCCGGGCAGCTCAATGGCAGTGGTCGGCTTTCAGGCACCTTGCTGGCACCACAGGTAAACGGCAACCTGATGCTCAGCGGTGGCGAAGTCAGTGGTGCCGAGCTGCCGGCCAGCCTTCAGGACCTGTCATTGCAGGCGCTGATTGCCGGCGAGCAGGTGCAGCTCAACGGCAATTGGCGCAGTGGCGAGGCGGGACGTGGCCAGTTGAGCGGCAACCTCACCTGGGGGCAGGCACTGGGCATGGACGTGCGTCTGCAAGGTCAGCAACTGCCGGTCGCGGTCGAGCCCTACGCCACACTGGAAGTTGCCCCGGACCTGACGTTGCGCCTGATCGATGACAAGCTGGCGGTGACCGGCAAGGTGCAGGTGCCCAAGGGCAAGATCACTGTGCGTGAGCTGCCGCCGTCCACGGTCAAGGTGTCGGATGACACGGTAATCGTCGGTCACCAGACCGAGGAAGGCAAACCACCCATGGCAATGGCCATGGACATCGATGTCGAAGTGGGCCGCGAAAAGCTGTCATTCAGCGGCTTCGGGCTTACCGCCAACCTGCTTGGCCATGTGCACATCGGCGATAACCTCGATACCCGTGGTGAACTGAGCCTGGCGGACGGCCGCTACCGTGCCTACGGCCAGCGCCTCACCATACGGCGGGCGCGACTGCTGTTCGCCGGACCGATCGACCAGCCGTACCTGGACATCGAAGCGATCCGCAAGGTTGACGATGTGATAGCCGGTATCCGCCTGAGTGGCAGCGCCGAACAGCCGACGACCAAAGTGTTCTCGGAGCCGGCCATGAGCCAGGAGCAGGCGCTTTCGTACCTGGTATTGGGGCGGCCATTGGGCAATACCGGTGAAGATAACAACATGCTCGCCGAGGCAGCGCTGGGCCTGGGCCTTGCCGGGAGCGCCGGCATCACCGGCAGCCTGGCGTCGAGCCTGGGAATTGACGACTTTCAACTGGATACCGAAGGTTCCGGCAACAGCACCAGCGTGGTCGCCAGCGGTAACATCACCGAGAAGCTGAGCCTTCGTTACGGGGTGGGGGTGTTCGAGCCGGCCAACACGATCGCGTTGCGCTACAAGCTAAGCAAGAAGGTCTACCTCGAGGCCGCCAGTGGGCTGGCAAGCTCACTGGACATCTTCTACAAACGCGACTTCTAAGCCCGCAGCGTGGCGGCCATCAACGGACGGTGGCCGCCTCGATGAACTCGTTGGTGTCGGGTGAGGGTGGTGGAGTGGTGGCGCGTACCGGAACGATCAGGTTGGTGTATTCCTCGATCAACCGGTTCAGAGCCTCTGGCGGTTCGCTTGCCTGGAACTGCATGCGGATCTGCACTTCGTCCGGGTCTCGGTTTTCGCCCTGACGGCCTTGGCCGCCAATGGTGACCTTGAAGCTTGCGGTCTTGCTCTCGCTTGCGGTCAGCAGTGCCTGCTGCGCCTCGGTGCCTTTGACCCTTACCGACAGGTCGACCTGCATGCGCTCCAGGGCCAGGCCTTTCGGTGACACCAGCGCAAACAAGGGGACGCGCATGATGTGCTGCCCATCCATGGCCACCTCGACCATCTTGGCTTTCATGGGGGCGCCCAGTGCTTCAGTGTCGCATTCGAAAAACTGGTCAAACAGGTTGATGTACTGCTGGGCAATCAAGCTATTGGTGGCACTGGCGGCTTCTTGCAGGCCACGGGTAATTTCACGCAGGTCAATGGAGGTCATGGGGGCGGGGGGCTTTTGCAACGATTCGACTCCTCAGGCCAGGGTGTGCCCCTCCCAAAACCGGCAGGAGGGGCAATCGGGTCAAGCGCCAGCGGTTTACGGGGTCGGCAGGTTTGCAGGCGCAGGTCGTTTCAAGGTATCCGCCTGGGAGATTTCGTCCGGGCATTCCAGTTCGGCGGTTCGGACAACGGTTGGCTTGGTTGCGGCGTCAGTGAGGAACTCGATTACCCTCATCATCGCTTCGGGCGGTTCCTGACGTTTCAGGGTCGTGTTGAAGGCATAGCGGGCGCGGGTATCTGTTTTGCGGGTTTGCGTGGATTTGTGGCTCACGCTGCCTTTCACGTTCAGCCTGAACGGCCCCCATCCCAGTGAGCCGGTAGCTTCTGCATTCATGTCCTTGCTGGAAACATCTTCCGACATCTGGTTGATAACCAGCTCGAACTCTACATTACCCTCTTCGATGGAAATGTTCGGGTGGGTAATGGCCGCCATCAGCGGCACTTTCATGGTCTTGCTGACCACGCCTTTGTATTCGCCCTGTTCGTCGACGATGGTTTCGTCGTAGTCGAACTGGATGGCGACTGCCTTGCCATCCTGAACGCATACCTGCATCAGGAAGTCGGCGTACGATTTGCTGGCGGTTACCTGCGCCTGGACCATGGCCTGCAAGGGACCGGCGATCATGCGGTCCATCGGCAGGGCATTGATCACGGAGCCTATAAGGCTGTTATCTAACGACATATCGAGAAGCTCACTCTAGTGGGGTAAGTCAGCCGCAAATAGCAGCCAAGGTGTTCGGGCGTCAGCGCGTGCAAAGCTCCTGGCGCCGGATGTTGCCGATCTGCCGCAGGCTCAGGCCGTACTTGTTGGCCAGCAGGCTGCGGGACAAACCGTTGGCGCTTTCCTTCTGGATCTGCTGGTTGCGCAGCTGACGCAGAAAGTGGTCAGCCTTGGGGATCTCCAGGGCGACCCCGGCAAAGCGCTTGATCAGTGCGTCGAGCGCTTCGGCCGGCAGCACGTCAGCGAGCTTGGTGCGCTCGCGGTGCTTGGGGATGTACTTGGGCCTGCCACCGTAGGCGCAGGTCAGTTGGTAGGCGTTTTCGATGCCTATACAGTCGATCAGGGCCTGCAGCGAGTGGGGCAGTTGGCTGATATCGATCTGGCTCAAATCTGGCTTTTGCATATGGCGCTCCTTCGGGGTAGATGGGATGTGCGACCCGATCACCCGCGGCGTTATGTCGAAGGTGTGAGCAAATTCTGTGCGACAGCCGAGGCGCGTCGCTAGGCGGCATAGGGGTTGGGGGTTGTAGTTTCGGTGAACAGGATTTGCAGGCAGCGATATCTGGCGCTGTAGGAAATGGCGTCGACATCTGTCTGTGCCGCCTGGTTTCCTGTCGGGTCACTCGCAATGACGCGCAGTGGGTGCGGTACCCCTCAATCGCACGGGTAGCTGCTCAGCAAGCTGGCGCTACCCAGATAGGCTTGAGGGGTGGCGCGCATGCCCGTTGGCAGCGTGCGCCAATCGACCAGCAGGCACAGCGCGTGCAATGGCTGGCCGTTGCGCTGGCCGATGACCTGGTCGGCAAAGTGGCGGCGGTACAGTACCTGGGTCTGACGCAGTGGCTGTGCCTGGTCGGCCTGTGCCAGTGTCAGTCGGGCCAGGTCGGGCAAGCGGGTAGTGGGCACGCTGAAATGTACCGGTGCAGCATCGGGCTGCAGGTAGCCGGCCTGGCGTACGCGCTGCCACAGTTGTTGCCATTGGCTGGCACCGGCATGGGTGGCCAACTCGCGGCCCAGTTCGAGCAGGTGTTCGGCCGGCGTCTGCTGGGTGTCCAGTGCATGAAGGGAGAGCGGGGTCAGTAACAGCGATGCGAACAACAGGGGTTTGTACATGGTGCCTCCGGCGTGGGTGCTAGGAAGCCCCATGCTTTCAGGCTGACGTCACCCCACCCAGCAGGAAATCCAGCGCCGGGGGCGGTGACCGTTGTATCATTGCGCGGCTCGTTGCGAGCCATTTGCCCCTGATGTTGCAAGGAACATTCGATGACACATGTGCAGCGCCTCAAATATTCACTTCTGATCATCCTGGTGGTACTGGGCCTGATGCTGGGCCTGTCCCACCTGCAGAAGCAGGGCACGATCAGTGAGCAGACCTTCCAGATGCTGGCCATCGCCATTGCCGTGGTGGTCGTGGTTATCAACGGCATTCTGCGGCGCAAGGTCAAGCCCTGATCTGCGCGGGCCGGCCAGGCATGGCCGGCCATTCGCTCAGCGCGAGGGTGTTTGCTCCAGTACGGCGCGCGCCTGGGGGTTGAGCCTGTAACATTTGTCGCTACCCAGTTGTATGACACCTTCGGTGCACAGGCGCTTGAGCACTTCGCGCACACTGAGGAACGACAGCGGGATATCCAGTTGTTCCAGTTGTGCGTGCACCCCGCGCACGCCAATACTGCGGCCATTGCGGTCGGCGGCGTGCAAGGCGTCGATAACCTTGAGGCGGATCAGGCTGGTGCGCAGGCCGAAGGTGCGTAACAGCTCGCGGATCTGTTCGTTGCCGATTCGTTCTTCAGCAAATACGTCCTGTCCCTTGGACGCTTTGCCTGGCGCGCGCCCGGCCTGGATCGAGGTTTGCGGGTTGTGCATGCGAATGCTCCTTTTCGTGGACGAACCCGAAATGTGGGTGGCTCACTTACTAGGACGAATGAGAACGCAAAAACTGCAACCCATTCGTGAAAAAAATGCCTGTTTCTCATCAAGACGTTCCATCGCCTTGTAATACGTAAAATATTCATCTGGCCATTCGTCTGATCGGGATGACCCCCGAACCCGAGGAGTGCCCGTGTTTCCATTTTGCCGTCCCATGACTTGCGCCGGCCTGGCCGCTGCCCTGGTGGCCTTCAGCGTCGGTGTGCAGGCGCAGCCCGCGCCAGCCGACGCCAGTGCCCAGATCCGTTACACCCGTTACGGCGTACCGCATATCGTGGCCAAGGATGAGCGTGGCCTGGGCTATGGCGTCGGCTATGCCTACGCCCAGGACAACCTGTGCCTGCTCGCCAATGAAGTGCTGACCGTAAGCGGCGAGCGCTCACGCTATTTCGGCGCCAAGGGCAAGACCCTGGAGCAGCGTGACAACCTGACCAGCGACCTGTTCTTCACCTGGCTCAATAGCCCAGCGGCGGTCGATGCCTTCCTGCAGGCGCAACCCGCGCCGGTGCAGGCGTTGCTGGCGGGTTATGCCAGCGGCTACAACCGGGCGTTGGCCGAACGCCGTCGTCAAGGGCTGCCCGCCGAGTGTGGCGATGGTGAGTGGGTGCGGCCCATCAGCAGCCAGGATCTGGTCAAACTGACCCGCCGTTTACTGGCCGAGGGCGGTGTCGGGCAGTTCGTCGAGGCGTTGGCGGGGGCGCAACCGCCAACGCTGACCAGCCAGCAATCGTCAGCGGGCTTTGCCGCCGCTTTGGCGCGTCAGGCGCGGTTCGCCGCAGAGCGCGGCAGCAATGCAGTGGCAGTAGGCGCACAGCGTTCAGCCAATGGCCGCGGCCTGTTGCTGGCCAACCCGCACTTCCCGTGGATGGGCGGCATGCGCTTCTACCAGATGCAACTGACCATTCCTGGCCAGCTCGATGTGATGGGCGCGGCGCTACCGGGCCTGCCGGTGGTCAACATTGGTTTCAACCAACACCTGGCGTGGACGCACACCGTCGACACTTCCAAGCACTTCACGCTTTATCGCCTGCAACTCGACCCCAAAGACCCGACGCGCTATATGCTTGATGGCAAGTCGCTGCCGATGGCCCGGCAAACCCTCCGTGTTGCGGTCAAGGGCGCGGATGGCCGCCTGAGCCAGATTGAGCGGCCGGTCTACAGTTCGCAGTTCGGCCCGGTGGTGCAATGGCCAGGTCGCCTGGACTGGGATGCGCGGGCGGCCTACAGCGTGCGAGACGCCAACCTTGAGAATTCGCGGGTGTTGCAGCAGTGGTACCAGATCAACCGAGCCGACAACCTGGCGGCATTGAGGGGATCGGTCGAGCAGTTGCAGGGTATCCCATGGGTCAACACGCTGGCGGTGGACGAAGGGGGGCGGGCCTTGTACCTGAACCAGTCGGTGGTGCCCTACGTCGACCAGCACTTGCTGGATGCTTGCAGCAACCCGCAGGCGCAAGGGCAGCTGGTGGTGCTGGATGGCTCGCGCAGTGCATGCCAGTGGAAAGTTGACGCGCAGGCGGCGCAACCGGGCATCTTCCCGGCGCGGCTGCTGCCAAGCCTGGAGCGAGACGACTTCGTGCAGAACTCCAACGACCCGGCCTGGATGGCCAACCCGGCGCAGCCGCTGACCGGCTACTCACCACTGGTCAGCCGCAATGACCAGCCACTGGGTATGCGTGGCCGCTTTGCCTTGCAGCGCCTGCAGGGCAAAGCCCGGTTAGGAGTAGATGAACTGCAGCGCATGGTCACCGATGACGAGGTGTACCTGGCCAGCCTGGTGTTGCCAGACCTGCTGCAATGGTGCAAAGGTGCCAGCGCAGATGTGCAGGCCGTGTGCAGCAGCCTTGCCGCCTGGAACGGCAAGGCCGACCTCGACAGTGGTATGGGCCTGGTGCACTTCCAGAACCTGTTCAGTGCGCTGGCCGAGCACCCGGAAAGCTGGCGAGTGGCATTCAACCCGGCCGACCCGCAACACACCCCGCGCGGCCTGGCTGTCGAGCAGGCGGTAGTGAGCAGGCGGGTACATCAGGCAGCACTGGCGTCGCTCAAGCAGGTCAGTGAAAGTGGCGTTGCCGGAGAGGCACGGTGGGGGCAGGTGCAACAGTCCCTTGATGGCACGCCGGTACCGGGCGGCCCGCAGGCGCTAGGGGTGTACAACGCGATCTACAGCGTGCCGCACGGGCAGGGCAAGCGGCTGGTGGTGAGTGGCACCAGCTACCTGCAACTGGTCAGCTTTACTGACAAGGGGCCAGAAGCCCGTGGCCTGCTGGCGTTTTCCCAGTCGAGTGAGAAGGCTTCGGCGCATGCCAGTGACCAGACCAAGGCATTTGCGGCCAAGCAATTGGCGGTGATTCCGTTTACCGAGGCGCAGATCAAGGCAGACCCGGAGTATCGGGAAGTGGTGATCAGTGAGCGGGACAAGGGGGCAGTTGCGCAGCAGTAAGGCATGCTGGCCTCTTCGCGGGCAAGCCCGCTCCTACAGGGGCCTGTGGGAGCGGGCTTGCCCGCGAAAGGGCCGGCCGTGTAACGTCAGGAAAACTCGAACGGCGCCAGCTGAAAGCCCTGCTCGTCAACCTGCAAGGCCCAACCGCGGCGGTCCCAGTCGCCCAGCACGATGCGCCGGGCCGGCTGGCCGTCGACCATCAGCTTGTGAATCGCTGGCCGATGGGTATGGCCGTGCACCAAGGTGCGCACGCCATGCGCCGCCATCACCTTGGGGACTTCTTCTGGCGTGACGTCGACGATTTCGGTGGACTTCATCCGCACTTGCGTGCGGCTTTCGCTGCGCAGCTTGCGTGCCAGCTTGTAGCGGGCCGACAGCGGCAGGTGGCGCAGGATCCACAAGCTCAGCGGATTGCGCAGCAGGCGGCGCATCTTTATGTAGCCCAGGTCGCGGGTGCACAGGGTGTCGCCATGCATCAGCAGCACCTGCTCACCACCCAGCTCGATCACGCTGGGGTCGTTCAACAGCGTGCAGCCCGCAGCTTCGCAAAAGGCCTGGCCAATCAGGAAGTCACGGTTGCCATGCATCAGGTAGATGGCCGTGCCACTGTCGCTCAGCCGGCGCATGGCCTGGCAGATCGACTGCTGGAAGGGCGTCATGGCATCGTCGCCAATCCACGCTTCGAAGAAGTCACCAAGGATGTACAGGGCCTTGGCGTGGCGGGCGCGGCCATCGAGCAGATCAAGAAACGCCCGGGAAATATCCGGGCGTTCTTCTTGCAGG from Pseudomonas putida encodes the following:
- a CDS encoding DUF2589 domain-containing protein codes for the protein MQKPPAPMTSIDLREITRGLQEAASATNSLIAQQYINLFDQFFECDTEALGAPMKAKMVEVAMDGQHIMRVPLFALVSPKGLALERMQVDLSVRVKGTEAQQALLTASESKTASFKVTIGGQGRQGENRDPDEVQIRMQFQASEPPEALNRLIEEYTNLIVPVRATTPPPSPDTNEFIEAATVR
- a CDS encoding translocation/assembly module TamB, whose product is MKRVIKHISLGLLGVVASVGLVLGLLLGTQAGSRWALGKVPGLEVADFQGRLAGSWQASRLSWADAGSKVELQAPLLAWSPACLLRATLCIDRLQADRIDMAFAPSTEPAESGPLQLPTLRLPVAIELGEVKVGQLRLDGSDLLGDLQLAAHWTHSGIRIDSLRLLRDDLQLSLQGDLQPEGDWPVQLQAQLQLPAVDEKPWQLALTANGQLQKTLELAGTSSGYLDATLSGQLQALAEHLPATLSIRSEAFKPAGALPDTLQLNALELDAKGDLLDGYQLSGRASLPAEQSPIALVLSGLVDSKGARLDALDLTASDSQRVKLQATADWQQGLSADAQLDWQDFPWLRLYPLETPPEVTLKRFNTQVHYRDGNYQGTFMGDLDGPAGAFSITSPFEGDLTQVKLPQLALTAGQGKAAGSVALRFADTLAWEVDLQLSALDPAYWLAELPGTLAGPLRSKGELKGDALTLDAQLDLKGRLRGQPAMLKAEAQGAGQSWTLGALAIQLGDNRINGSGSLQQRLAGRIDLDLPRLGQLWPRLQGRVKGRLDVAGTLQAPQGTLSLQGQRLAQAENRLQQLDLDARLDSAQRGVVELKATGIHLGDTALGTLQANGKGDIRQQALTLALDGPQLKLDLGLDGQLNKGDWRGRLATGRIQAGGQDWQLQAPARLQRLASGQLDFGAHCWRSGQASLCGDDQRLAPEPRLRYHLKQFPLGSLAQWLPKDFAWQGLLNADINLDIPASGPKGTVVVDASGGTLRVRDKGRWIDFPYQALRLDSTLAPRRIDTRLAFRGERLGELNVNARLDPLGKNKPLSGDFRLAGLDLSVARPFVPMVERLAGQLNGSGRLSGTLLAPQVNGNLMLSGGEVSGAELPASLQDLSLQALIAGEQVQLNGNWRSGEAGRGQLSGNLTWGQALGMDVRLQGQQLPVAVEPYATLEVAPDLTLRLIDDKLAVTGKVQVPKGKITVRELPPSTVKVSDDTVIVGHQTEEGKPPMAMAMDIDVEVGREKLSFSGFGLTANLLGHVHIGDNLDTRGELSLADGRYRAYGQRLTIRRARLLFAGPIDQPYLDIEAIRKVDDVIAGIRLSGSAEQPTTKVFSEPAMSQEQALSYLVLGRPLGNTGEDNNMLAEAALGLGLAGSAGITGSLASSLGIDDFQLDTEGSGNSTSVVASGNITEKLSLRYGVGVFEPANTIALRYKLSKKVYLEAASGLASSLDIFYKRDF
- a CDS encoding DUF2589 domain-containing protein, with product MSLDNSLIGSVINALPMDRMIAGPLQAMVQAQVTASKSYADFLMQVCVQDGKAVAIQFDYDETIVDEQGEYKGVVSKTMKVPLMAAITHPNISIEEGNVEFELVINQMSEDVSSKDMNAEATGSLGWGPFRLNVKGSVSHKSTQTRKTDTRARYAFNTTLKRQEPPEAMMRVIEFLTDAATKPTVVRTAELECPDEISQADTLKRPAPANLPTP
- a CDS encoding acylase, which translates into the protein MFPFCRPMTCAGLAAALVAFSVGVQAQPAPADASAQIRYTRYGVPHIVAKDERGLGYGVGYAYAQDNLCLLANEVLTVSGERSRYFGAKGKTLEQRDNLTSDLFFTWLNSPAAVDAFLQAQPAPVQALLAGYASGYNRALAERRRQGLPAECGDGEWVRPISSQDLVKLTRRLLAEGGVGQFVEALAGAQPPTLTSQQSSAGFAAALARQARFAAERGSNAVAVGAQRSANGRGLLLANPHFPWMGGMRFYQMQLTIPGQLDVMGAALPGLPVVNIGFNQHLAWTHTVDTSKHFTLYRLQLDPKDPTRYMLDGKSLPMARQTLRVAVKGADGRLSQIERPVYSSQFGPVVQWPGRLDWDARAAYSVRDANLENSRVLQQWYQINRADNLAALRGSVEQLQGIPWVNTLAVDEGGRALYLNQSVVPYVDQHLLDACSNPQAQGQLVVLDGSRSACQWKVDAQAAQPGIFPARLLPSLERDDFVQNSNDPAWMANPAQPLTGYSPLVSRNDQPLGMRGRFALQRLQGKARLGVDELQRMVTDDEVYLASLVLPDLLQWCKGASADVQAVCSSLAAWNGKADLDSGMGLVHFQNLFSALAEHPESWRVAFNPADPQHTPRGLAVEQAVVSRRVHQAALASLKQVSESGVAGEARWGQVQQSLDGTPVPGGPQALGVYNAIYSVPHGQGKRLVVSGTSYLQLVSFTDKGPEARGLLAFSQSSEKASAHASDQTKAFAAKQLAVIPFTEAQIKADPEYREVVISERDKGAVAQQ
- a CDS encoding fe2+ zn2+ uptake regulation protein; protein product: MHNPQTSIQAGRAPGKASKGQDVFAEERIGNEQIRELLRTFGLRTSLIRLKVIDALHAADRNGRSIGVRGVHAQLEQLDIPLSFLSVREVLKRLCTEGVIQLGSDKCYRLNPQARAVLEQTPSR
- a CDS encoding transcriptional regulator, which gives rise to MQKPDLSQIDISQLPHSLQALIDCIGIENAYQLTCAYGGRPKYIPKHRERTKLADVLPAEALDALIKRFAGVALEIPKADHFLRQLRNQQIQKESANGLSRSLLANKYGLSLRQIGNIRRQELCTR
- a CDS encoding UDP-2,3-diacylglucosamine diphosphatase, giving the protein MILLISDLHLQEERPDISRAFLDLLDGRARHAKALYILGDFFEAWIGDDAMTPFQQSICQAMRRLSDSGTAIYLMHGNRDFLIGQAFCEAAGCTLLNDPSVIELGGEQVLLMHGDTLCTRDLGYIKMRRLLRNPLSLWILRHLPLSARYKLARKLRSESRTQVRMKSTEIVDVTPEEVPKVMAAHGVRTLVHGHTHRPAIHKLMVDGQPARRIVLGDWDRRGWALQVDEQGFQLAPFEFS